GATTACCTATACCATTTATGTTTTGTATCCGCAACATCAATTTTTTTGGAGCGTAATCTCGGTATTGCTTGCTTTCTCTCCGGATGATAAAGATGCTAAAAAAGTAGCTTACGACCGCATGAAGGCAAATGTATTGGGTTCGACTATTGGTATGATTATTTTTGTTATTCATGTACCTAGCTTGCTTTTTATGTGCTTGGGCGTATTGATGACGATTGTGATTGCCACTATTTTGAATATACAATCTACTACACGTTCAGCCTTGGCGGCTGTCATTATTGTACTATTATATGAAAAAGAAAATGCTTCTTATCATATGGCATTGGAAAGAATGTTTTGTGTAATTGTCGGATGTTTGATTGCACTCTTACTTACCTTACTTTTTGATTTTATTATTTATAAAGATAAACGTAAACGTTATATACGCAAGGCGAAAGTTATAAAGATACATTATACACATAAGCCCAAATCTTAAAGCGTAGCAATAGGTATTTCATCTTATCTTTGTGGTATGAAATTGTATTGTAATTCCCTTACTGAATATAGCCGTTTAAAAACCCGCGAAGTAAAAGTTGGCGATTTGCTTATTGGAAATTTTAATCCTATTCGCCTGCAAACGATGACGACCAACGACACGCTGAATACTATAGCTACGGTAGAAGAAACTATCCGCTGTATTAATGCTGGTGCAGAGTTGGTACGCATTACAGCCCCTTCAAAAAAAGAAGCGGAAAATTTATTAAACATAAAAAATGAATTACGCAAACGAGGTTATCATACCCCATTGGTCGCTGATATTCATTTTACACCAAATGCTGCAGAAATAGCTGCCAGAATAGTAGAAAAAGTTCGTGTGAACCCGGGTAATTATGTGGATAAGAAAAAATTTGAACAGATTGATTATACGGATGCCAAATATGCGGATGAACTTAGGCGTATTCGAGAAAAATTTACTCCATTGGTGAAAATTTGCAAAGAATATGGTACAGCTATGCGTATCGGCACTAATCATGGAAGTTTAAGTGATCGTATTATGAGCCGCTATGGCGATACACCAATGGGCATGGTAGAAAGTGCAATGGAATTTTTGCGTATTTCTCGAGACGAAAATTACCACAACATTGTCTTGAGTATGAAGGCGAGCAATACGCAAGTAATGGTACAAGCTTATCGTTTATTGGTACAACAAATGGAGGAAGAGTTCGGAGAGGCATACCCTTTGCATCTAGGTGTTACGGAAGCCGGCGATGGTGAGGATGGACGCGTAAAATCCGCTGTAGGTATCGGCACCTTATTAGAAGACGGTATTGGTGATACGGTGCGCGTTTCCCTTACAGAAGATTCAGAATTTGAAATCCCGGTATGCCGTGATTTAGTAAAAAGGTATGAATTAATTGAAAAGCCAAAAGATCATAAAGTTCATGAAAAAATCCTTTGCAAAATTCCGGGGCTCAATACAGATGCATTACCTTATTCACCTGTTCAATATAATAGAAGGAAGACATTCGAAGTGGGAAATATTGGCGGACATCAAGTACCGGTAGTTATTGCGGATTTATCGAAACTCAATCATATAAAGCCCAAGGATTTAGAAGCTGTAGGATACACGTACAACGAGGCCCTGGATAAATGGAACATTAGTGATTCGGCAGCAGATTATATTTTTATTGGTTACCAATCTTTGGATTTTGCATTGCCGGGAACATTGAAAGTTATTGTATTCCATCCGGCTTATGATTTGCAAGAAAACAAAGAAAAATATTTCCCAATTTTTGATGCAAAAACTTATATTCAAAATACTGACGAAAAGGCCGCAATCAATTTCATAACGCTCGATTGTTTTTCTGATGAAGGAGATAGTTTTCAGTATCTAGATGCATTAGCAAATGATAAGACTGTCGTTTTTTGCTTGAAAAGTGAACGAAAAAATTCGATGCAGGCCATCCGCAGAGTGTTCATAGAATTGCTGCAACGTAAAATTGAGAACCCGGTAATAATTTTAGTCGATAGTAGTTGGCAAACGACCGATGAGCATTTGATTCATTTTTCAACCGAAGCTGGGGGCTTATTTATAGATGGTTTTGGTGATGGTATTAGCCTGGATTTGTCATCCAATGCATATGATGACTTATCTGCTAATTATCGATCTGCAAGCGGACGTAATTATCAAAAGAATACTTCCGCTGAACAATTTTTAAATACTTCAGCTTTTAGCATTTTGCAAGCGACACGCACTAGGATTTCCAAAACGGAATATATTTCTTGCCCGAGTTGTGGAAGGACTTTGTTTGATTTGCAGGAAACTACAGCAAAAATCCGGGCGGTAACCAATCACCTAAAAGGTGTAAAAATTGCCATTATGGGTTGTATCGTAAATGGACCGGGCGAAATGGCTGATGCAGACTTCGGTTATGTTGGCAGTGGTGTTGGAAAGATTACTTTATATAAAGGTAAAGAAGTCGTGAAAAGAAATGTAGATAGTGAAATTGCTGTAGATGAATTAATCAATTTATTAAAAGAAAATGGTGCCTGGGTAGAAGAGCAATGATGCATTTGCATCATCCTTTCAACTTTTAGCATTTTAGCTTCCATTGGAATACTGTGTTGAAAAACAATCACAACTTTCACTAATGACAAAATATACGACCGTTTATACGAGCATGAGTTTGCCGGAAATTTATCTTATCAAAGGTAAATTTGAATCAGAAGGTATTGTTTGTTTCACCAAAGATGAGCTTATTACGCAAACAGCACCTTATATCTCCAGTATTACGAATGGTATTCAGCTGCAGGTTGCTGACGATGATATTGATAAAGCTATACAGATTCTTCAAGAGAGCGGTTATTTGCAAGCGAAAGTTTCAAAAAAAACATCTTACAAATCTGGCATCATTTTCATCATTATTTTACTGGCTTTTCTATTCTATATTTTCAAAAAGAACCACGTTTTTTAATTCTAAATTTTTCCTCAAAAAATATTTGTACGATATTCATATTTACATATCTTTGCAGCCCGTTAAAAAGCTTATGGCTTAAAAAACGCAAGCGGATGTGGCGAAATTGGCAGACGCACTAGACTTAGGATCTAGCGCCGCGAGGCGTGTGGGTTCGACTCCCTCCATCCGCACTTTAATCCGCCTTACCCTAATAAGGTGGATTTTTTTTAATTTTATAAGAAACCTCGGTAGGGCGAGGAGTGTTTGTTATGGCAACAATTACAAGAGAAAACTTAGCGCCGTTAAACGATAAATTGGTCGTTACAATACTTAAAGATGATTATCTGCCAACTTTTGAAAAAAGTTTGAAAGGATATGCCAAGAATGCAAATATACCGGGTTTCCGTAAAGGAATGGTGCCTGCTGGTCTCGTAAAGAAAATGTATGGCCAAGGCATTTTAAGCGAAGAAGTAATTAAAGCAGTAGACGCAGAAATAAACA
The Arachidicoccus soli DNA segment above includes these coding regions:
- a CDS encoding FUSC family protein, which produces MKKLLETQFLVYLAKCIIGLMITYTIYVLYPQHQFFWSVISVLLAFSPDDKDAKKVAYDRMKANVLGSTIGMIIFVIHVPSLLFMCLGVLMTIVIATILNIQSTTRSALAAVIIVLLYEKENASYHMALERMFCVIVGCLIALLLTLLFDFIIYKDKRKRYIRKAKVIKIHYTHKPKS
- the ispG gene encoding (E)-4-hydroxy-3-methylbut-2-enyl-diphosphate synthase — encoded protein: MKLYCNSLTEYSRLKTREVKVGDLLIGNFNPIRLQTMTTNDTLNTIATVEETIRCINAGAELVRITAPSKKEAENLLNIKNELRKRGYHTPLVADIHFTPNAAEIAARIVEKVRVNPGNYVDKKKFEQIDYTDAKYADELRRIREKFTPLVKICKEYGTAMRIGTNHGSLSDRIMSRYGDTPMGMVESAMEFLRISRDENYHNIVLSMKASNTQVMVQAYRLLVQQMEEEFGEAYPLHLGVTEAGDGEDGRVKSAVGIGTLLEDGIGDTVRVSLTEDSEFEIPVCRDLVKRYELIEKPKDHKVHEKILCKIPGLNTDALPYSPVQYNRRKTFEVGNIGGHQVPVVIADLSKLNHIKPKDLEAVGYTYNEALDKWNISDSAADYIFIGYQSLDFALPGTLKVIVFHPAYDLQENKEKYFPIFDAKTYIQNTDEKAAINFITLDCFSDEGDSFQYLDALANDKTVVFCLKSERKNSMQAIRRVFIELLQRKIENPVIILVDSSWQTTDEHLIHFSTEAGGLFIDGFGDGISLDLSSNAYDDLSANYRSASGRNYQKNTSAEQFLNTSAFSILQATRTRISKTEYISCPSCGRTLFDLQETTAKIRAVTNHLKGVKIAIMGCIVNGPGEMADADFGYVGSGVGKITLYKGKEVVKRNVDSEIAVDELINLLKENGAWVEEQ
- a CDS encoding putative signal transducing protein; amino-acid sequence: MTKYTTVYTSMSLPEIYLIKGKFESEGIVCFTKDELITQTAPYISSITNGIQLQVADDDIDKAIQILQESGYLQAKVSKKTSYKSGIIFIIILLAFLFYIFKKNHVF